The Pangasianodon hypophthalmus isolate fPanHyp1 chromosome 13, fPanHyp1.pri, whole genome shotgun sequence genome includes a window with the following:
- the msrb1a gene encoding methionine-R-sulfoxide reductase B1-A, producing MAFCSFAGGEIFKDHFEAGIYVCVKCGYELFSSTKKYNHSSPWPAFTETIHEDSVSKMEERPGALKIRCGKCKNGLGHEFLNDGPKRGLSRFUIFSSSLKFVPKEKGGQ from the exons ATGGCTTTTTGTTCCTTTGCCGGAGGAGAGATCTTTAAAGATCACTTCGAAGCGG GTATCTATGTTTGTGTAAAGTGTGGATATGAGCTGTTCTCCAGCACAAAGAAGTATAACCATTCCTCTCCCTGGCCTGCCTTCACTGAAACTATCCACGAGGATAGTGTCTCCAAAATGGAGGAGAGACCTGGTGCACTGAAG ATTCGTTGTGGGAAGTGTAAAAATGGCCTGGGTCATGAGTTTCTGAACGACGGACCCAAGCGTGGACTCTCACGATTCTGAATATTCAGCAGCTCACTCAAGTTTGTCCCTAAAG AGAAGGGTGGACAGTAG